The genome window GCGCGCGATCGTATCGCGCAGCTTCTTGATGAAGGGACCTTTATCGAACTCGACGAGCTGGTCACCCATCGTTGCCATCGTTTTGGTCTTGAGAGCAACACCATCCCTGGTGATGGCGTTGTGACGGGCTATGGAGAGATTGACGGTCGTCGAGTCTATGTCTTCAGCCAGGACTTCACCGTCCTTGGAGGCAGTCTCGGCGAGAAACATGCAGACAAGATCTGCAAGGTTATGGATCTGGCCGTGAAGAACGGCTCGCCCGTCATCGGCATCAACGATAGCGGCGGAGCGAGGATTCAGGAAGCGGTAGACGCACTGAACGGTTACGGGAAGATTTTCTACAGGAACACCATAGCGAGCGGCGTCGTTCCCCAGCTGTCGATCATCATGGGTCCCACGGCAGGCGGAGCGGTCTACAGCCCAGCATTGACAGACTACATTTTCATGGTGGAGAAGACGGGGATCATGCACATAACAGGTCCGGCAGTCATCAAGGCGGTGACGGGCGAGGAAGTCAGCAGCGAATCTCTCGGCGGAGCGCTGACCCACAACGCGAAGAGCGGCAACGCCCACTTCATGGCGAAGAGTGAAGTCGAGTGCTTCTCTCAGGTGAAGAAGTTGTTGAGCTATCTTCCCAGCAACAACGTGGACAACGCCCCGTGGAAAGAGACGAACGACAATCCCAATCGTCTTGTGCCGGAACTTCGCAACGTAGTTCCCACCAATCCGAACAAGGGATATCGAGTTCACGACGTCATCGAGAAAGTGGTTGACGACGGAGACTTTTTTGAAGTACAGCCTTTATGGGCCAAGAACATGGTCACAGGCTACGGTCGCGTCGGTGGCGAAGTGATAGGCATCATCGCCAATCAGGCGGCCAACATGGCCGGTTGCCTCGACATAGACGCCTCAGACAAGGCGAGCCGTTTCATTCGGCATTGTGACGCCTTCAACATTCCCATCGTCACCTTTGTAGACGTTCCAGGATACCTTCCCGGCACGGAGCAGGAGTGGGGTGGCATCATCCGTCACGGAGCGAAGCTTCTCTATGCCTACAGCGAAGCCACCGTTCCCATGATCACGGTGGTATTGCGAAAGGCCTACGGCGGTGCCTATCTCGGCATGTGCTCCAAATCGTTGGGAGCCGACATGGTTCTGGCCTGGCCCCAGTCGGAGATTGCCGTAATGGGAGCGGAAGGAGCAGCGAACATCGTGTTCCGCAAAGAGATCGAAAAGGCGGAAGACCAGGTTGCGGAGCGGAACAAGAAGATAGAGGAGTACAGAGAGGCCTTTGCCAACCCCTACGTGGCGGCGGAGCGAGGCTACGTGGATCGGGTCATATTGCCGGAAGAGACACGCC of Aminobacterium sp. MB27-C1 contains these proteins:
- a CDS encoding acyl-CoA carboxylase subunit beta, which produces MTNRSIEELCAELDRKRAEAQQGGGAKAIEKQRSKGKGTARDRIAQLLDEGTFIELDELVTHRCHRFGLESNTIPGDGVVTGYGEIDGRRVYVFSQDFTVLGGSLGEKHADKICKVMDLAVKNGSPVIGINDSGGARIQEAVDALNGYGKIFYRNTIASGVVPQLSIIMGPTAGGAVYSPALTDYIFMVEKTGIMHITGPAVIKAVTGEEVSSESLGGALTHNAKSGNAHFMAKSEVECFSQVKKLLSYLPSNNVDNAPWKETNDNPNRLVPELRNVVPTNPNKGYRVHDVIEKVVDDGDFFEVQPLWAKNMVTGYGRVGGEVIGIIANQAANMAGCLDIDASDKASRFIRHCDAFNIPIVTFVDVPGYLPGTEQEWGGIIRHGAKLLYAYSEATVPMITVVLRKAYGGAYLGMCSKSLGADMVLAWPQSEIAVMGAEGAANIVFRKEIEKAEDQVAERNKKIEEYREAFANPYVAAERGYVDRVILPEETRREIYLALQGTANKRELRPRRKHGVMPH